Part of the Armatimonadota bacterium genome is shown below.
GGTCTTTTCCAGCAGCACCGGAACGTGCGGGCATCCACCGACGAGCCCCGGCCGCAGGGGACACGAGGCGTTTGGCGGCGCGCCCGTTTCATTGGCGTCCACGGCCGCCGCTATGTCGGTTGTGTCATGTTCCACAGGTGCTCACCCTCTATGCACAGGGGAGCATCCTTGCATTTCCCCCTACTATGAGCATACTCCCCGCCGTGGAGCCCTGTCAATATATCCGACCATTTTTGTCGGAATCATTTGGCCGCAACCCCTCCAATTGTCTATGCTTACCAAGCGGCAAAACATCAGCCGACTCCCATTCTTGACAGGACAGCACATGGATAAGGACGTACTGGAAATCACAACGGACCGTGAAGATGACCTCGTGATAGTCCGTCTGACAGGGGAACTCGATTCCATGAACGTCGCTGACCTTTCGCAGACCTACACGGGTCTCCTCGACGGCGGCGGGCCTCTCTTTGTGATGGATCTTGCCGGCCTGGAATTCATCGACAGCGCCGGACTCGGCGGCCTGGTGGCGCTCTGGGAACGCACGCTCGAACGAGGGTGCTTCGTGGCGATCGGGGCGCAATCGCCCCGCGTGAAGGAAGTCCTTCAGATCACTGGGCTCAACAGCGTTCTCAAGTCCTACGACAGCATGTCCGCGGCGGCGGGTGCGGTGCGCCAGATGCTCGCGTCCTTCCCTACCCGGGTGTGAGTTCTAGGCGCGGGCGGAATCGTTGATCGCCTGCTTCAACGCTGCGCCCGATTGCTGAAGCGAGTGGAAATCCTCGTCGCTGAGTTCGCCACGCCGGAACGCCCCCTGAACGTACAGCCTGGTCAGGCGGTCCAGCGCGGACGCCGCATCGGAGGACAGGCGCGGCTTCACCTGCGCGGCGTATTCGTACGGCGTCTGATACGGCAGCCTCGCGCCCGCGCGGCGCTGAACCGGCTGGCTCGCGCGCACGTAGACCGCGTCCCATCGCTCTTCCGGTGTATACCGTTTTGGCCGGAGGCCGGAACGACGTGTCTTCCACCAGGTTGAAGAGCGGACCGGGTCCCAGGCGAACGATTTCACCATGTAGCCGCCCAACCCGGCGATCAGCATGACGATTACGAGCGGTCCGGTCGTTCGCGCGGTTGCGCCCGCCAACAGGTTTCGCAGGTATTCACGCGCCATTTCCCCCCACGATGCATGGGCTGTCCGCGAAGAAGTCGGGTCGAACGTAATCCAGCCGTAGCCGGGGAAGTAAACCTCGGTCCAGGCGTGAAGGTCGCGTTCGCGAAGCGTCCACACCCTGTCGCCGTCGACGGACTGGTCCGCGCTGGGCACTCCCGGCGCGAATCCGGTGGCGAGGCGGGCGGGGATGTTCAACTCCCGGCACAAGACGGCCATCGCGCTTGCGAACGCCTGACAGTATCCGACCTTGCTGTGCGTGAGGAAGAAAGTAACAGAGTCCTCGTCCGGCGGAGTTCGGGGTGGCGTCAGCGAGTACTCAAAATCGTTCCGCAGGTACGTCTCAAGGGCCTTCACCTGATCGTACCGGTTAGTCATCCCCCTGGTCACTTCATGGGCGATGGAACTGAGCGTTTCGTTGCCGCCGTCGGGAAGCAGCGTATTCGTCTCTCGCAACCCCAACGGGTAGGTGTCACCCGCGCGCCGCAATTGCTCCGGCGTGGCCACCGACACCATTGAGAGAACGCCATACGACGTCAGGGAGCGGCCGTCCGAGGCGCGGAGGCATCGTTCCCGGTCCTGATGGACGGGTACCGGTGACGACACGGCAACGGGTTCCGCGGCGGCCACCAGAGCGCCGCCGATGGGTGGGTCGAGCAGGCGAACGATCTGGCGCAGGGGCACACGCGCGCCCAGTTCGCCGGTGGCCGGATCCCGATGGATGCCGGTAACGCGCCACTCGTTGTAGGACATGGATCTCAGCGGACGCGTCTCCGGATCGACGGTCCAGGCATACCCGGCATAGTCATCGAAGACCTTGGCGCGCCAGTACATGGGACGCGCAGATGCGATCTGCATCACCACGCGGTCCGAAAGGCGCGGCGGGGCCCCTGTAAGGTCCAACTGGTTGATGTACCGGCTGGACACCTCCGCCGAAAACTCGGCGGCGGCCGGAATATTCAATTGCGGGGCGCGCTCCGAGAGAACGGCGCCTGCCATACGGATCGGTAGGCTGGCCACGAACCCCAGTGCCAACGCCAACCCGAGGACCGCTACCGTGAGGGCCAGCGGCGACCGCAGGTCGTGCGCGCCCG
Proteins encoded:
- a CDS encoding STAS domain-containing protein, yielding MDKDVLEITTDREDDLVIVRLTGELDSMNVADLSQTYTGLLDGGGPLFVMDLAGLEFIDSAGLGGLVALWERTLERGCFVAIGAQSPRVKEVLQITGLNSVLKSYDSMSAAAGAVRQMLASFPTRV
- a CDS encoding transglutaminase domain-containing protein, whose protein sequence is MDLRRTSALENARALNTRNNDRSLRKILPLYFAAYAVLLCALGAFAATTADERFGTRGTLLVIVGGLVSIACRLKRLSQNTAFGVLAAVLVVLVFWVSAGSAAPVSDLLTLIGSEHNSGPGTMLAWFVVVYSFAMITDEVIVFSIVPCLALLGLMASENPNAEIVVYFLGMVLCSVFVLVYDNVLSKAPEAKSDSTPGLPADAGIALPGAHDLRSPLALTVAVLGLALALGFVASLPIRMAGAVLSERAPQLNIPAAAEFSAEVSSRYINQLDLTGAPPRLSDRVVMQIASARPMYWRAKVFDDYAGYAWTVDPETRPLRSMSYNEWRVTGIHRDPATGELGARVPLRQIVRLLDPPIGGALVAAAEPVAVSSPVPVHQDRERCLRASDGRSLTSYGVLSMVSVATPEQLRRAGDTYPLGLRETNTLLPDGGNETLSSIAHEVTRGMTNRYDQVKALETYLRNDFEYSLTPPRTPPDEDSVTFFLTHSKVGYCQAFASAMAVLCRELNIPARLATGFAPGVPSADQSVDGDRVWTLRERDLHAWTEVYFPGYGWITFDPTSSRTAHASWGEMAREYLRNLLAGATARTTGPLVIVMLIAGLGGYMVKSFAWDPVRSSTWWKTRRSGLRPKRYTPEERWDAVYVRASQPVQRRAGARLPYQTPYEYAAQVKPRLSSDAASALDRLTRLYVQGAFRRGELSDEDFHSLQQSGAALKQAINDSARA